A genomic window from Silene latifolia isolate original U9 population chromosome Y, ASM4854445v1, whole genome shotgun sequence includes:
- the LOC141626386 gene encoding uncharacterized protein LOC141626386, protein MIYAHNGLHERVSLWNFLKGVAQSCTEPWLWMGDFNTVLSPIERLGGSTTDAEMEHFQECVSLCCMEDLAATGALFTWSNKQDPVDRVYSRLDRALGNTEWIDKFGDLVPHFHPEGLFDHCPCTLVDRKTDLGGKRSFKYFNMWGSAATFHSDVSSVCNRQF, encoded by the coding sequence ATGATTTATGCTCATAATGGGTTGCATGAGAGGGTGAGCTTATGGAATTTTCTGAAGGGTGTGGCCCAATCCTGTACTGAACCTTGGCTATGGATGGGAGATTTTAATACTGTGTTATCTCCTATTGAAAGATTGGGTGGATCAACTACTGATGCTGAGATGGAACATTTTCAAGAGTGTGTGTCACTTTGTTGTATGGAGGACTTAGCTGCTACTGGAGCTTTGTTTACCTGGTCCAATAAGCAGGATCCAGTGGATAGAGTTTACAGTAGGTTGGATAGAGCTTTGGGGAATACTGAGTGGATAGATAAGTTTGGTGATCTTGTTCCTCACTTTCACCCTGAGGGGCTTTTTGATCACTGCCCCTGTACTCTGGTGGATAGGAAGACTGATCTTGGGGGCAAAAGGAGtttcaaatatttcaatatgtggggtTCTGCTGCTACTTTTCATAGTGATGTTAGTAGTGTGTGTAATAGACAGTTCTAA
- the LOC141626381 gene encoding uncharacterized protein LOC141626381 has product MFAVVKKLKALKPVLKQLNKSCFYDIENSTSIAGTVLEHIQKELVHKPGDVDLIQQELQLAAELRDLISARDSFLTQKAKIQWSLEGDLHTSYFHQVIKKRNMLNKVFQIEDHHGVVCTEGASIQEAFLEYYQELLGTQTDVACVNQSVVRKGNCCTEEHLSILAKPVTAEEVKHNILSIPKDKAPRPDGFNSQFYRDAWDVVGDEICSAIMNFFSTGQLLVQVNSTIITLIPKVERPTSVKHFRPISCCNVLYKAISKILCERLALILPDLINQSQGAFVKGRSILENILICQDLVRFYNRGMASPRCLFKLDLQKAYDSIEWSFLDQMLVALKFPKHFRSLVMTCVSTTSYSLSLNGSQFGYFKGRRGLRQGDPISPLLFCVCMEYLSRVMDCAVGHWYFRFHPLCKSLKLTHLLFADDLLMFCRGDVKSIMLILRALSTFSAASGLKVNADKSEVVFNGVPEWLRADITHISGFKEGSLPFRYLGVPVQPGRLTRHDCHILIEKIVQKIRGIGARKMSYAGVIQRVEAICRNFLWSSDEVYHRTPLVAWDKVCCSKQEGGLGIYAAGVWNIAVIGKLVNWIYTKADRLWVLWINHVYLKGSAWTDYQPSLDSNWNWRNICKVRDMLAGGFQDNQWVVAPRGYSVSSGYHWIRGPHPPVQWTKSVWDRWNIPKQAFVGWLIHRESLNTRAKLYHLGLCDSEFCVLCERGVETHAHLFSGCAFSSQILIAVEQWLQLQFLVPCQNYSKLQITICNMVKLACWYHIWIERNRCRLELNLRRPGAIANAIIDQMKSGLKQLVQLPVSSSDRLWLNCIGIVIDV; this is encoded by the exons ATGTTTGCTGTGGTTAAAAAGTTGAAAGCTCTAAAGCCTGTTCTGAAGCAGCTGAATAAATCTTGCTTTTATGACATAGAGAATAGCACTAGTATTGCTGGTACTGTTTTAGAACACATTCAGAAGGAGTTGGTTCATAAACCTGGTGATGTTGATTTGATTCAACAAGAACTGCAATTGGCTGCTGAATTGAGGGACCTTATCAGTGCTAGAGATAGCTTCTTGACTCAAAAAGCTAAGATTCAGTGGTCTCTTGAGGGTGATCTGCATACATCTTACTTTCATCAGGTTATTAAGAAGAGGAATATGTTGAATAAAGTGTTTCAAATAGAGGACCATCATGGAGTGGTTTGCACTGAAGGGGCTAGCATTCAGGAAGCTTTCTTAGAATATTATCAAGAGCTCCTGGGGACACAGACTGATGTAGCTTGTGTTAATCAATCAGTAGTCAGAAAAGGTAATTGTTGCACTGAGGAACATCTTTCTATTCTTGCAAAGCCTGTTACTGCTGAGGAAGTCAAGCATAACATTCTTAGTATCCCCAAAGATAAGGCCCCTAGGCCTGATGGCTTTAATAGTCAGTTTTACAGGGATGCCTGGGATGTTGTGGGGGATGAGATCTGTTCAGCTATAATGAATTTTTTCAGTACTGGACAATTGTTGGTCCAAGTCAACTCCACTATTATTACCTTAATTCCAAAAGTTGAAAGGCCTACAAGTGTGAAGCACTTTAGACCTATATCTTGTTGCAATGTACTCTACAAGGCTATTTCTAAGATTCTGTGTGAAAGATTGGCACTCATATTGCCAGATCTTATCAATCAAAGTCAGGGTGCATTTGTGAAGGGAAGAAgcattttggagaatatattAATTTGCCAGGATTTGGTCAGGTTTTATAATAGGGGTATGGCTTCCCCTAGATGTTTGTTTAAACTGGATTTACAAAAAGCATATGATTCCATTGAATGGAGCTTTTTGGATCAAATGTTAGTTGCCTTGAAGTTTCCTAAGCATTTTAGAAGTTTGGTTATGACTTGTGTTAGTACCACTTCTTATTCACTGAGTTTGAATGGTTCACAGTTCGGTTATTTTAAGGGGAGGAGGGGTTTAAGGCAGGGAGATCCCATTTCTCCATTGTTGTTTTGTGTGTGTATGGAATATCTTTCTAGAGTGATGGATTGTGCTGTTGGTCATTGGTATTTCAGATTTCATCCTCTATGTAAGAGTTTAAAGCTGACACACCTTCTATTTGCTGATGACCTGTTGATGTTCTGTAGAGGGGATGTGAAGTCTATTATGCTAATTCTAAGGGCTTTGTCTACTTTTAGTGCTGCATCTGGGCTTAAAGTAAATGCTGATAAGTCTGAAGTGGTTTTTAATGGGGTCCCTGAGTGGCTAAGGGCTGATATCACCCATATTTCTGGTTTCAAGGAGGGTTCCCTTCCATTTAGATACCTGGGTGTGCCTGTTCAACCTGGTAGACTTACTAGGCATGATTGTCATATTCTGATTGAAAAGATTGTTCAGAAGATCAGGGGAATAGGGGCAAGAAAGATGAGCTATGCGG GTGTTATTCAAAGAGTTGAAGCTATTTGTCGTAATTTTTTATGGAGCAGTGATGAAGTTTATCATAGGACACCTCTTGTAGCATGGGATAAGGTGTGTTGTTCTAAGCAAGAAGGTGGTCTGGGAATTTATGCAGCAGGGGTGTGGAATATAGCTGTTATTGGAAAACTGGTAAACTGGATATACACTAAGGCAGACAGGCTTTGGGTTTTATGGATAAATCATGTCTATCTGAAAGGAAGTGCATGGACTGATTATCAACCTTCTCTGGATTCTAATTGGAACTGGAGAAACATATGTAAAGTGAGGGATATGTTGGCTGGTGGCTTCCAGGATAACCAGTGGGTGGTTGCCCCAAGGGGTTATTCTGTTAGTTCTGGGTATCATTGGATTAGGGGACCACACCCCCCTGTTCAATGGACTAAGTCTGTGTGGGATAGGTGGAACATCCCTAAGCAGGCGTTTGTTGGTTGGTTGATTCATAGAGAATCTCTCAACACTAGAGCTAAACTGTATCATCTGGGACTGTGTGATTCTGAATTTTGTGTACTCTGTGAAAGGGGAGTGGAAACCCATGCTCATCTTTTTTCAGGGTGTGCTTTTAGTTCTCAGATTTTAATAGCAGTGGAGCAATGGTTACAGTTGCAGTTTTTGGTTCCATGTCAGAATTACTCCAAGTTACAGATTACAATCTGCAACATGGTTAAGTTGGCCTGTTGGTATCACATTTGGATTGAAAGGAATAGATGCAGGCTGGAGCTCAACTTAAGAAGACCTGGTGCAATTGCTAATGCAATTATTGATCAGATGAAAAGCGGACTGAAGCAGCTCGTGCAGTTGCCAGTTTCTAGTAGTGATAGACTATGGCTCAACTGTATAGGAATTGTCATTGATGTTTGA